The Eleginops maclovinus isolate JMC-PN-2008 ecotype Puerto Natales chromosome 18, JC_Emac_rtc_rv5, whole genome shotgun sequence genome segment AAGGCAGTTAACGCTCATTGAACTACGGCAGTGTAAGAAATACATTAAGGTGACCAAGATTGACCAACATGGctgtaacaaacacatttactgtttttgaggtaagaaatgatttaacatttttaaagtgaatgGTAATTGATGTTAACATGATAAGTCTCTGGTGTTCTAGCATCGAAGGTCACAATCTTAAATCTAATATGagatattaaaataaagcatatgTGTATCATTTCTATGTACTTAAAATAATGGGTGTCATTGTAAGCAACTGTCCAAGTCTTGCTGTGATTTGGTCTAATGTCAAATGTACTTTTAGTAGCCATAATAACTTTAAATTGTCTGCTGCAGCATCTAACATAAATCACTAGATTTTAAGGTTCAACAAACATGTAGCTACTTTATATAATTACAGTTCTACATGTATTTTGAATTGTCTCAACTTTGAGAAACATATTTCATACCCTACACTATCTTGAATTACTGAACCGTAAAAATGCACCAGACAGGCGGGTCTGTTACATAATGTGCATACTCTTTCTTTCCTGTTGATTTACAAGGGAAATAGACAAGGAAGAAATACCCTATAATACATCCTCTGGTATATGTTTGACATAAATATGTTCACCAGATATGTCACTCACATGTTTGTTACTTAAATTGAAAAAGGCTTAGAATTATTTGCCTAAAAACATTGCATTACTGTAAAGAGGAAGTGAGAAAAATCTGGCATATTCTGTGTTTCCTTCCCTTTAATTTGACTAAAAAACACGGAACAAATCAAAACCTAGTTGTACTATTAAAGCTTATGTAATGGTTCATTCACCCTAACCCAAATCAGTGTAGTTATTAATAGCTATGGTTAATACACAGCACACAAGGTGATTCTCAAACTCTGAtgtgatacatttttttcaaatgtcctcTTTTCACAGCTGGATGGCACAGAATATTTTGATAATTTTACAGACTACATTTACGACAAGAAGGAAATGGTCTGTGGAGATGATGGTATCGGTCTGCAGACCTTTCAAGCCGTTTTCCAACCGGTGCTGTACAGCCTGATCTTCCTGCTGGGAGTGGCAGGAAATGGCTTGATGATAACCATCCTCCTGCGACGTCGGCACCGCCTGCGCATCACCGAGATCTACCTGCTGCACCTGGCCCTGTCTGACCTCATGCTCCTTGTCACATTCCCCTTTGATATAGTTGAGAATGCCACTGGTTGGTTGTTTGGGGAGCTTCTCTGCAGGCTGATGGGCCTGGTGCAAAACCTAAACCTCCACTGTGGGAGTTTTCTTCTGGCTTTCATTGGCTTTGATCGCTATTTGGCAGTTGTTCATGCTATTCCCAGCATGCAAAGTCGACGTCCCAGAACAGTGCTCTTAACATGCTTTTCATTGTGGCTGCTGTGTTTGGGTTTATCAATACCCaatgttgcttttctttctgtggGGAAAAGCAGCGAAAACCCATCTACGCTCTTCTGCTCCTATCATCTTCAAAGTATCTTTGCCAGCAACTGGGTTTTGACTAAAAGAGTATTAGATCATGTTtgctttttccttcctctcgcTGTCATGAGCTATTCTTACACAAAAGTGGTAGTGACTTTGTGCAAGATTCggaaaagcaaagcaaagcacgGAGCGATTCGACTGGCTTTACTCGTCACGCTCGTCTTTTTCTTCTGTTGGCTACCGTACAATATCACCTTACTGATCACAACTATGGGAGACCTGGAGGTTATCGTTTATGAAAACTGTAAATCTTATAACCTAGTTCAGTCAGTGCTTGATGTGACAAAAAGAATCGGCCTCTCACACTGCTGTCTGAACCCGTTCTTGTACGCCTTTGTTGGGGTGCGGTTCCGCAATGAGCTGATACAGTTAGTCAGTGCTGCGTCCGGATCTGAGAGCTCAGTATGAAGGTAGATATGTATGAAGGTAGATATGGTGCATAATGCGAGAGCTTGTAAAACCTGATGTGAGcacttggagaaaaaaaatcttagcttgtgtgcatacatttacacttgaagttggatcaacatatttgtgtgagtctgccttttcacatatgaaaatcattaagtcaaaatacagatccaccatgactgatgaccaccttgcggcctgcttacaGCTGGCACtgagctcctactgtccggactatgagagactagcttcctcctctcagtgccagaagtcccactagggtagagaaccacttttccaacttaaattaggcaatgtattaattgggttgtatgttgttgtgttgttatgggccagtcctaggcctacttgtgcttattctttgcacgacgtacatttacttcaataaatgtattattattaaaacttgatctttgtgtcagaacattgtgttattatataggtccacaattaattgtgggtACGCTATGGcttcgatatggcttggtagatctcgacacactatcaactttaaaagtagatcttggttcaaaaaaggttgggcacccctggtttaactaaaaaaaaaggttattgttGTCTGGAATCTGCTTTGACTTTTACTCCAGCTACTGCTATTTCCATGGAATAAAAATAtcacatattataaataaaacgtGTCCTgttatcaaatatataaagcagaggttttctaaaaaatatatagtatgagggcaatACTTGTATGTAAGATATATCAATTATTGTGAGGACATGACACCTGTATTCAAGATGTCGTCAACGTGGCAtcggagctccgtaaaaacaaagctgtgtatGTCTCCTGACGGTctatttgacacaattttcatattCTTGGAGTAAGTATACAGTTTTTGATGAATGGAAATATGGTTTTCTAGCATCGCTTTAAAATTGcacggggaaaatctgcatttttgtaTGACGGTGCACATCAAAAGCAAGATGGTGCAGcacccctgttacccggtttagacaaaatcCTGTAAATCATTAATAactgacacaaaaacagaaactaaaACCACCATAGAGATCAgtattattctatttttagaCTTCTATTAAAACACTGTTATACAGAACAACTGCAAACAATCACAAATTGCATCTTATATACAgcaagtatatatatatattatatatatttatatgtatatacatgtatacacagtatagatatactgtatatactgtatatgcatacACATATATAGTTCCTTTGCACAACAGTTTGGTAgttggagaaaataaatcaatggtattaaaacaaatagaaatttGAGGCACTCCTCTCCTGACCGCCACTCCGttccaacaacaaatacacacatttttgaaatatacatattttacagtattttagaAAATGGCTTCAGATTTGTCATGGAATCGTGTTACAgtgcttttaaatatttaatttcagttgTAATCCAAAATGattgaacatttttacagatCCTCTTTTGGATATAACTTCAAGAAtaacattaatgaaaaaaaatcgACACAATGGTAAGGTGACCTAGTCGACACGTTGTTGttttagtccagcagtggctcagtctgtccagcagtggctcagtcagtaggggcttggactgggaatcgtagggtcgccggttcaagtccccgaacagacttgaaatatggaaagtggactgctacttggagaggtcccagttcagcTCCTAGGCCCTGgtgtggtgcccttgagcaaggcaccggacacctccaatccctgCTCgccgggcgctgcacaatagctgcccactgctcctaatgcagaggaccaatttcactgtgtgtgctctgctgtgtgcatgtatgtgacaaataaagagggtttcatcctccgattctatctatcttttttatacagtttatttGAACTGGATCAGAATGGCATATTGGCCATACCTCCAGGGCCATAGCCAATGGGACCGTCCAGAGACATTCCCCGCTGTCTGAGAGACTGGGGGCCCATCATACCAGCCTGTGGGTGGTTAGGGGCCATCATGGGACCCTGAGGGGACATAAGAGGACCCTGGGGGCCAAAGGGATCCCCTGGAAGTGACATGCCTCGCTGCTTAGCCTGCATCATCATAATGTTTTGCTGTGCCATCAGATTGTGCGAGTGCTGCTGGGAGGACATCATGCCAGGGTAAGGGTTGGAAGGATGGTGGAGAAGGCTGTTCGCCATCATGGCTTGCTgttgctggagctgctgctggggccCCATGCCTGTCCTTCCCATCATATGTCCAGGGGGGCACATGGGGCCCATGCCACCACCAGGAACCATCCCTCTGGATCCACCCTGAGGAATACCCATGTTTTGGCGTATTCCACCATGTGAGGGGTGAGGCGTCAGCTGCTGTTCGGCCATCATATTCTGTAGGTTGGCTAAGTGGGGGTTGGATGAATGACCGCCGCTATGTGGAGGGCCAGAAGACAGCTGTTTGAGGAGCTGCTGTGAAGTAGCTTGTGGCCCCTGATGTGGATTCTGATGTGGCTCGCTCTTAGGGAAATACTGAAGAGTGCTACTGGGCTTATCAGAAGGAATGATGCGGGAGAGATCAAACTCAGGGATACCCGTGTGACTGGGTCGGATAACCTCACTCAGATCAGGGCCGTCCCCCATGGATAAAGAGGAAAATGAGTCGGAGGGATGTGAGGGCCGCTGGTGAGGGTGACCTTTTCTAA includes the following:
- the LOC134879798 gene encoding C-X-C chemokine receptor type 5, producing MAVTNTFTVFELDGTEYFDNFTDYIYDKKEMVCGDDGIGLQTFQAVFQPVLYSLIFLLGVAGNGLMITILLRRRHRLRITEIYLLHLALSDLMLLVTFPFDIVENATGWLFGELLCRLMGLVQNLNLHCGSFLLAFIGFDRYLAVVHAIPSMQSRRPRTVLLTCFSLWLLCLGLSIPNVAFLSVGKSSENPSTLFCSYHLQSIFASNWVLTKRVLDHVCFFLPLAVMSYSYTKVVVTLCKIRKSKAKHGAIRLALLVTLVFFFCWLPYNITLLITTMGDLEVIVYENCKSYNLVQSVLDVTKRIGLSHCCLNPFLYAFVGVRFRNELIQLVSAASGSESSV